Part of the Hippoglossus stenolepis isolate QCI-W04-F060 chromosome 4, HSTE1.2, whole genome shotgun sequence genome is shown below.
CTGCAGTTAGATGGCTTTTCCCATAATGAGCAGGCTCATGAAAAACACCACAATGAAAAATATCCACATGAAGAAGCGATCTAAAACTTTGGCCACCTTCTTCCACTCCCCAGTCCTTTTCTGCGTGGCCCTCTGGTCCCTGTAGCAGTTGGCTATGTACTCAATGTTACGCAGCAGCTGGCTCTCATAGCTTTGGCTGCTGCAGGACGTCTCCCTGTCATTTGTCTCTCCGACTATCTTCTTTAATTCCACATTTTGTGGCTGTAGAACTCTTGAGACATCAAGACGTAGAAATCAGGCTCTaaacttattttattatcattacttttCATTAAATTACAGAAATAATGATATGACACAATAACCTTTAATTCATATGTTTTACATGTAACTGGATTCGGTCGACAGGATTACATCAGATAGATGCCTCATTACATTGTCAAAGCTAATTTATTAATGAGCCTCATTGGGACCTGATTAAATGATGTGTTATTAACTGTCTCAGGATGTAATTACTCTCTGGACAATTAGCAAACCACAGGGTGATAATGACGTCTTTTGTTATTAGCTAATGACTGATGTTGTTGAATGACACCCACAGGAGGTTAGAAATACAGGAAACAACTTtcaaacatttgatttcttAACTTTAATCAAGTATTGTTAATATCCTGTTAACATTTATATTAACTTCAAAGTTCAACATAAAGCAGCTCGACAGTCTttgctgaaaatgtgttttttactcttttaaagTACATTGTTTTCTTACAAGCTCCTGTTAATACAAACTCCTTGTTTGTATTAATATGTGAAATAACTCtgtaaatttaaaatatataacattaaaatggtgtttttcagctttttcttgttttctttttcatgtccATGTGTCCGTGAAGAAAAACACTAATTGAAACAGTGTGGAACTGAAGTGGTCACATCAGGCCTTTGGGAACAAGGACATTGTTAGGACATTAGGACGTTAGGACATTACACTCATCCCCTCACCCAAGAGAAATGGATGAAATGGACCCTTGAGTTTGTAAATTGATTTGACCACATGATTATTTTCTGTGGTCTTTTCCTGTACACTTACAACATGGTGCAAATCTGTGATCGGTGGCCCTTTCTGCTTTATCAGAGATTTTATGAGTTCATTCTCAACCACAACATGTTAAAGTTGATCGATTTTTAAACTCCTACACATAAATCCAGATATAGAGACTGGTGACCTCTATGACATCAGGTGCAAAGGTTCACTCTCATGGATGTTGATGTGCACAGGCCCTGAAGTGGTCGTGAGACGGTTTTGTGAAGGCATCTGTCATTGGAGAACGGCCTTGTTGTTatgtacctgaaaataaatactATACTGCTTTATGAAGTTATTAAAGTCTGCTTCacgtcagtggtgatggaacttcacaaagcattgaccTACAGCCAGGCTCATCACTGTTTTGGGTCCCCGAACATTTCCGGTGTTTTTGCAATTTGCAGCGAGTTTCCGTTTTTGCATgcgttgtgactttttgcagagcatgtgtcgtcaaattgtTTGCAGTGCGTGGAGCTCTCTCATCCACAGTCGATTCCTGATCCAGCTGCTTTGATTTGTCCCCAAATTTCCAGGGGTCTGTCTTGGCCAGTGTCTCATCCTGCCACCGCATTTCCTGTAAACCCGCTTTTGTGTAACGCTACTGAAAATCGAACAAACCAACACAATAACATACATTTGCAAAAACTATCTTTGACTGATGaggtgtatttaaaataaattactgcAAGAAATTTTGACTTCAGTCACAAAAGCAATGTGATACCTCTTTCATTGGAGGGgcatctgacctctgacctcaggggAGTTTTTTCCAACATAGATATGTCTAAACATCTCCACCTGGGAATCGATTGTGCAGGGGGTTCGAACCCTTGCTGAATAAAAACTCTGCCGTCCTAATGGGGAAGacattgtgttgatgtttctcaCACTGAGGATAAAAGAGATCAAAATGTAGCTGCTGAGCCCAGATTCCCTCCTCGAAGGCAAGTTACTGTCacctactgtatgtgtttgttatttcacACAACACCGGGATTGGTTATAGTTGTTgttggtttatatatatattcataggATAAAGGTCCTCATCACATTTAATGTCACTAAAATCCACCACTATGCATCTTTAtggtcaattttatttgtatcctCTAATCATGTCTTCCTCGGTGCTCTGATGatgagttgtgtttttacaggagaacagaagaagatgaaaactAATATGTGATGTAAGtattgtgtttacatgcagcagttatttattttgcaatttattgaatgtgtttttctgacaaATTTTCTGTTACTATTCACTCATTTTGGACAAAAAGATTTAATGTGCAGCAAATGGAACTGAATATGGAActcaaaatatttatataaatttgtTATTTccgtgtattttattttttctcccaGTAAACTTTGTGTAAAGCGTCtaacattttcttctcttgcAGTTTTTTCCCATCAAATTAAACAGAATGGTAAGAAACACGACAGTTGCGAGCAACATCCTGCGAATCCAAGGCTTCGACATTTCTCCGGAGTTCACGTACCCCGtgttcttcctgctgctgtttgtttactcCTCCCTGCTTTTCTCCAACATCGGCGTTCTGGCGCTCATCATCAGCGAGAAGAGTTTGCACCAGCCCATGTACCTGCTCTTCTGTAACCTGCCCATCAATGACCTGATAGGTAACACTGTGATGCTGCCTCAGGTGATGGCTCACGCATCTCCACCGAGCGCTTCATGACCTACAACCAGTGCGTGGTCCAGGCCTTTTACAGCCACACGTCTGCTCGGCCTCGCACATGATCCTCGTCATCATGGCCATTGACAGATACGTGGCCATATGCCACCCGGCCTGTACCACTCCACCATGACGACCAGAGCCGTGATCGTCCTGTCGGCGAGCGTGGGGATGTCGCTGGTGCTCGTGACTGTTCTGATGGGCCTGACGGTGAGGCTGTCTCGTTGTAGGTCAGTGATCCAAAACGCGCACTGTGACAACGCGTCGCTGTTCAAGCTGTCATGCGAGGACGTGTCCATCAACAACATCTACGGACTCTTCTTCACCGTGCTGCTGTTCAGCTGCTCAATCGGGGCATCGCCTTCACCTACTTCAGAATAGCCCTCATCTGCTGGATCAAGAAGAGCAAGGAGCTGAACAACAGAGCCCTGCAGACGTGCGCGAGCCACCTCGTCCTCTACCTCATTATGCTCTGGTCGGGATTCTTAACCATCATATTGCATCGTGTACCAAATTACCCAGATTTAAGGAAGATCGCATATATTCTGTTTCTTGTGGTCCCTGCTAACTTGAATCCGATCATTTATGCAATGCAAACGAGATTATTACGTGATAAAATTATTCAGATAATTCGCAGGAAGGTGATTGCGACCTAACATCTGCTGTTTCACACTGCTCAAAACATAAAGACAGATATATGTAACATAATGACtaaactaaaatgtgttttatacaaAGACGCCTGTTTCAATAGCATGCAATGATTcctattgtgtttattttgagttGTGTTATACTCACTTTGATTTTCACAAAATTCACCaggatgataaaataaaaaacaactttttcctCAAATCGTTGCTATAATAATGACGATCAGTGAAGATAGAATTTGAgtatgtttgagtttttattctCACTCAGTTAAAGGGACGTTTAAtgcaatgtaaaataaatctgttccTGCCTTTCCAAAACGTTTTGCTGTAACAATCATGCGTTCACAAAGATCTATTTATAAAAGGTGAGAAAGGTCTTATCAAGTTGTCCCTTAATTGTAGAATTTAAATAATGTGGAATTTTccaaatagtttttaatattcaaatgtgattaaaaacacagttctGCTGATTTAGCCTTCAGTCAGTTTTTTCCGTTGGGCTCAGATTAAAGAGTCATAGTCCATCGGGGATAATACACAACAAGAAGGAGGCAAATGGTTGTGATCCAGGGGATTTAACAGATAATCCACGTCAGTGACTCTGAGacttgttttcacacacacaaccattgCCTGGTTGTGTTTCTCAACATTCTCTGTTAAAATAGGTTGATTGTTTATTTCTAGAATGAATCACATGTACATATTTACCTCacaatgtttatttctgtgtctatttatttcctacatattattaaattattaaaatgaagtTTTCAATTCCATTAATTAAATGACTAAAGTTTAATTCAGTGGAGCAGACTCCTCTGCCGAGGCCCAACATCCCCACACATGATTCTTCTTCAGGCCTCATCCTCCgccaagtttggtgaaaaacaatgaagtagtttttgcataatcctccaaacaaataaaccaacagacaaaTAAATTCTTGAAAACACAATCTCCGTGACAGAGGTAATGAATTGTTTACTGGCTTTACATATGTTACACTGCATCTGCACTGAAGCTCCttgaacaaatgaaatataataaaagaacTCGTGAAGCAGCAGTGGATATCATTTATTTGTCACCAGCTTGTGTTAATCTTTTGACCCATTACTTCTGATATCAAGAAATAAATGTTGCTTTGCAGAAACTAATCATAAagcaaaaacactttcaaaataaaagcttaaaatTGTGGAAATAGAATCGGTTGaacatgtttttgatttaatttgctaTTTCAGGGCTGAGCTTTAAAACTTGACACAACATTAGGTTGAAAGTTAGGTAATGTAAGTtgtcaacaacaaataaataagaagtttatcaaatatttaattatagTCAGGCTTCGAGGAGGGCAGGTTGTGATACGGCCTCCAGATGTTTCTACGAGCCTTGGAAATCTGAATGTTGGTTACGTTTCTGGATGAAATATAGAAATTAAtaactcctctgctgctctgtgaggaTATTTATGATGAGCACACCAATGTTCTGCAGTTAGATGGCTTTTCCCATAATGAGCAGGCTCATGAAAAACACCACAATGAAAAATATCCACATGAAGAAGCGATCTAAAACTTTGGCCACCTTCTTCCACTCCCCAGTCCTTTTCTGCGTGGCCCTCTGGTCCCTGTAGCAGTTGGCTATGTACTTAATGTTACGCAGCAGCTGCCTCTCATAGCTTTGGCTGCTGCAGGACGTCTCCCTGTCATTTGTCTCTCCGACTATCTTCTTTAATTCCACATTTTGTGGCTGTAGAACTCTTGAGACATCAAGACGTAGAAATCAGGCTCTaaacttattttattatcattacttttCATTAAATTACAGAAATAATGATATGACACAATAACCTTTAATTCATATGTTTTACATGTAACTGGATTCGGTCGACAGGATTACATCAGATAGATGCCTCATTACATTGTCAAAGCTAATTTATTAATGAGCCTCATTGGGACCTGATTAAATGATGTGTTATTAACTGTCTCAGGATGTAATTACTCTCTGGACAATTAGCAAACCACAGGGTGATAATGACGTCTTTTGTTATTAGCTAATGACTGATGTTGTTGAATGACACCCACAGGAGGTTAGAAATACAGGAAACAACTTtcaaacatttgatttcttAACTTTAATCAAGTATTGTTAATATCCTGTTAACATTTATATTAACTTCAAAGTTCAACATAAAGCAGCTCGACAGTCTttgctgaaaatgtgttttttactcttttaaagTACATTGTTTTCTTACAAGCTCCTGTTAATACAAACTCCTTGTTTGTATTAATATGTGAAATAACTCtgtaaatttaaaatatataacattaaaatggtgtttttcagctttttcttgttttctttttcatgtccATGTGTCCCCGAAGAAAAACACTAATTGAAATAGTGTGGAACTGAAGTGGTCACATCAGGCCTTTGGGAACAAGGACATTGTTAGGACACTAGGACGTTAGGACATTACACTCATCCCCTCACCCAAGAGAAATGGATGAAATGGACCCTTGAGTTTGTAAATTGATTTGACCACATGATTATTTTCTGTGGTCTTTTCCCTGTACACTTACAACATGGTGCAAATCTGTGATCGGTGGCCCTTTCTGCTTTATCAGAGATTTTATGAGTTCATTCTCAACCACAACATGTTAAAGTTGATCGATTTTTAAACTCCTACACATAAATCCAGATATAGAGACTGGTGACCTCTATGACATCAGGTGCAAAGGTTCACTCTCATGGATGTTGATGTGCACAGGCCCTGAAGTGGTCGTGAGACGGTTTTGTGAAGGCATCTGTCATTGGAGAACGGCCTTGTTGTTatgtacctgaaaataaatactATACTGCTTTATGAAGTTATTAAAGTCTGCTTCacgtcagtggtgatggaacttcacaaagcattgaccTACAGTCAGGCTCATCACTGTTTTGGGTCCCCCGGAAACATTTCCggtgttttttttgcaatttgcagCGAGTTTCCGTTTTTGCATgcgttgtgactttttgcagagcatgtgtcgtcaaattgtTTGCAGTGCGTGGAGCTCTCTCATCCACAGTCGATTCCTGATCCAGCTGCTTTGATTTGTCCCCAAATTTCCAGGGGTCTGTCTTGGCCAGTGTCTCATCCTGCCACCGCATTTCCTGTAAACCCGCTTTTGTGTAACGCTACTGAAAATCGAACAAACCAACACAATAACATACATTTGCAAAAACTATCTTTGACTGATGaggtgtatttaaaataaattactgcAAGAAATTTTGACTTCAGTCACAAAAGCAATGTGATACCTCTTTCATTGGAGGGgcatctgacctctgacctcaggggAGTTTTTTCCAACATAGATATGTCTAAACATCTCCACCTGGGAATCGATTGTGCAGGGGGTTCGAACCCTTGCTGAATAAAAACTCTGCCGTCCTAATGGGGAAGacattgtgttgatgtttctcaCACTGAGGATAAAAGAGATCAAAATGTAGCTGCTGAGCCCAGATTCCCTCCTCGAAGGCAAGTTACTGTCacctactgtatgtgtttgttatttcacACAACACCGGGATTGGTTATAGTTGTTgttggtttatatatatattcataggATAAAGGTCCTCATCACATTTAATGTCACTAAAATCCACCACTATGCATCTTTAtggtcaattttatttgtatcctCTAATCATGTCTTCCTCGGTGCTCTGATGATGAGTTGTGTTTTACAGGAGaacagaagaagatgaaaactAATATGTGATGTAAGtattgtgtttacatgcagcagttatttattttgcaatttattgaatgtgtttttctgacaaATTTTCTGTTACTATTCACTCATTTTGGACAAAAAGATTTAATGTGCAGCAAATGGAACTGAATATGGAActcaaaatatttatataaatttgtTATTTccgtgtattttattttttctcccaGTAAACTTTGTGTAAAGCGTCtaacattttcttctcttgcAGTTTTTTCCCATCAAATTAAACAGAATGGTAAGAAACACGACAGTTGCGAGCAACATCCTGCGAATCCAAGGCTTCGACATTTCTCCGGAGTTCACGTACCCCGtgttcttcctgctgctgtttgtttactcCTCCCTGCTTTTCTCCAACATCGGCGTTCTGGCGCTCATCATCAGCGAGAAGAGTTTGCACCAGCCCATGTACCTGCTCTTCTGTAACCTGCCCATCAATGACCTGATAGGTAACACTGTGATGCTGCCTCAGGTGATGGCTCACGTCATCTCCACCGAGCGCTTCATGACCTACAACCAGTGCGTGGTCCAGGCCTTTTACAGCCACACGTTCGGCTCGGCCTCGCACATGATCCTCGTCATCATGGCCATTGACAGATACGTGGCCATATGCCACCCGCTCCGGTACCACTCCACCATGACGACCAGAGCCGTGATCGTCCTGTCGGCGAGCGCGTGGGGGATGTCGCTGGTGCTCGTGACTGTTCTGATGGGCCTGACGGTGAGGCTGTCTCGTTGTAGGTCAGTGATCCAAAACGCGTACTGTGACAACGCGTCGCTGTTCAAGCTGTCATGCGAGGACGTGTCCATCAACAACATCTACGGACTCTTCTTCACCGTGCTGCTGTTCAGCTGCTCAATCGGGGGCATCGCCTTCACCTACTTCAGAATAGCCCTCATCTGCTGGATCAAGAAGAGCAAGGAGCTGAACAACAGAGCCCTGCAGACGTGCGCGAGCCACCTCGTCCTCTACCTCATTATGCTCTGGTCGGGATTCTTAACCATCATATTGCATCGTGTACCAAATTACCCAGATTTAAGGAAGATCGCATATATTCTGTTTCTTGTGGTCCCTGCTAACTTGAATCCGATCATTTATGCAATGCAAACGAGATTATTACGTGATAAAATTATTCAGATAATTCGCAGGAAGGTGATTGCGACCTAACATCTGCTGTTTCACACTGCTCAAAACATAAAGACAGATATATGTAACATAATGACtaaactaaaatgtgttttatacaaAGACGCCTGTTTCAATAGCATGCAATGATTcctattgtgtttattttgagttGTGTTATACTCACTTTGATTGTCACAAAATTCACCAggatgataaaataaaacaacattttcctcaaatcGTTGCTATAATAATGACGATCAGTGAAGATAGAATTTGAgtatgtttgagtttttattctCACTCAGTTAAAGGGACGTTTAAtgcaatgtaaaataaatctgttccTGCCTTTCCAAAACGTTTTGCTGTAACAATCATGTGTTCATAAAGATCTATTTATAAAAGGTGAGAAAGGTCTTATCAAGTTGTCCCTTAATTGTAGAATTTAAATAATGTGGAATTTTccaaatagtttttaatattcaaatgtgattaaaaacacagttctGCTGATTTAGCCTTCAGTCTGTTTTTTCCGTTGGGCTCAGATTAAAGAGTCATAGTCCATCGGGGATAATACACAACAAGCTCCttgaacaaatgaaatataataaaagaacTCGTGAAGCAGCAGTGGATATCATTTATTTGTCACCAGCTTGTGTTAATCTTTTGACCCATTACTTCTGATATCAAGAAATAAATGTTGCTGTACAGAAACTAATCATAAAGCAAAAACACTTTCCAAATAAAAGCTTAAAATTGTGGAAATAGAATCGGTTGaacatgtttttgatttaatttgctaTTTCAGGGCTGAGCTTTAAAACTTGACACAACATTAGGTTGAAAGTTAGGTAATGCAAGTtgtcaacaacaaataaataagaagtttatcaattatttaattataGTCAGGCTTCGAGGAGGGCAGGTCGTGATACGGCCTCCAGATGTTTCTACGAGCTTTGGAAATCTGAATGTTCGTTACGTTTCTGGATGAAATATAGAAATTAATAGCTCCTCTGCTACTCTGTAAGGATATTTATGATAAGCACACCAATGTTCTGCAGTTAGATGGCTTTTCCCATGATGAGCAGGCTCATGAAAAACACCATTATGAAAAAAATCCACATGAAGAAGCGATCTAAAACTTTGGCCACCTTCTTCCACTCCCCAGTCCTTTTCTGCGTGGCCCTCTGGTCCCTGTAGCAGTTGGCTATGTACTCAATGTTACGCAGCAGCTGCCTCTCATAGCTTTGGCTGCTGCAGGACGTCTCCCTGTCGTTTCTCTCTCCGTCGCTAACACCTGGTTTCCTGCATCTCCTCGGACCCGCCGCATCTCCGCAGTCCATGCTCATGAAAATACCGTTTTTCCAAGCACTGTAGTGGTTTGTTGGGTTCTTCCCCATTGAGCCCATGGGACTCATCATCTGATCGatgtcctccctctcctctgcgtTCTCTGTCTCTTGTGCTCGCTCCATTTTGAAGGCACAGTCCTCTCGGCCTGCTCCTGCCTGACCGTTCATGGTGCAGTCGGTGTTT
Proteins encoded:
- the LOC118106799 gene encoding LOW QUALITY PROTEIN: olfactory receptor 5B12 (The sequence of the model RefSeq protein was modified relative to this genomic sequence to represent the inferred CDS: inserted 4 bases in 4 codons) is translated as MVRNTTVASNILRIQGFDISPEFTYPVFFLLLFVYSSLLFSNIGVLALIISEKSLHQPMYLLFCNLPINDLIGNTVMLPQVMAHXISTERFMTYNQCVVQAFYSHTSXSASHMILVIMAIDRYVAICHPAXYHSTMTTRAVIVLSASVGMSLVLVTVLMGLTVRLSRCRSVIQNAHCDNASLFKLSCEDVSINNIYGLFFTVLLFSCSIXGIAFTYFRIALICWIKKSKELNNRALQTCASHLVLYLIMLWSGFLTIILHRVPNYPDLRKIAYILFLVVPANLNPIIYAMQTRLLRDKIIQIIRRKVIAT
- the LOC118106798 gene encoding olfactory receptor 5B12, which produces MSSSFFPIKLNRMVRNTTVASNILRIQGFDISPEFTYPVFFLLLFVYSSLLFSNIGVLALIISEKSLHQPMYLLFCNLPINDLIGNTVMLPQVMAHVISTERFMTYNQCVVQAFYSHTFGSASHMILVIMAIDRYVAICHPLRYHSTMTTRAVIVLSASAWGMSLVLVTVLMGLTVRLSRCRSVIQNAYCDNASLFKLSCEDVSINNIYGLFFTVLLFSCSIGGIAFTYFRIALICWIKKSKELNNRALQTCASHLVLYLIMLWSGFLTIILHRVPNYPDLRKIAYILFLVVPANLNPIIYAMQTRLLRDKIIQIIRRKVIAT